Genomic segment of Chromatiales bacterium:
TCGACATGGAAAGCCCGGACGAGATCAAGGAGTTTGTCAGCCACTCCTGGTACGACTACACCGGCGGCAAGGCGACCGGCCTGCACCCCTACGCCGGCGAAACGAATCTGAACTACACCGGCCCGAAGCCGCCATACAGGCAGCTCAACGTCGAGGAGTCCTATTCCTGGCTCAAGGCGCCGCGCTGGAAAGGCAAGGTCATGGAGGTCGGCCCGTTGGCGCGTGTGCTGACGTTGTATGCCAGCGGTCACGAGATGACGAAAGAGCTGGTTGGAATGACGCTCGCGAAACTCGACCTGCCCGCGCGAGCGCTGTTCTCCACACTCGGGCGGACCGCCGCGCGCACGCTCGAAACCAAGATCATCGTCGAGGCGATGCAGGGCTGGTACGACACGCTGGTCGCGAACATCAAGTCCGGCGACACCAAGACGTTCAACGAGACGCAGTGGTCGCCATCGACCTGGCCGCGCGAGGCCCGTGGCGTGGGTTATACCGAGGCGCCCCGCGGGGGGCTTGCACACTGGGTCGTGATCAAGGACGGCATCATCGACAACTACCAGGCCGTGGTGCCGTCAACCTGGAATGCCGGTCCGCGCGATGCCGAGAATCAGCCCGGACCCTACGAGGCCGCGTTGCAGGACAACCATCAGCTGCATGATCCGAAACAGCCGATCGAGATCCTGCGCACCATCCACAGCTTCGATCCCTGCATCGCCTGCGCGGTGCATGTCACGGATCCGGATGGCGAGGAGCTCGTTCAGGTCCGTGTGCTTTAATGGAGCGTTGACAATGCGATTTCTGATTCGACTTTTCGCCGTCCTCCTGTCCGCGCTGGCAATGACCTGCGCGCACGCGCATCCGCCGGATGCACTGGCGCTCGGCGCCGGGCTGGCCCATCCGCTGACCGGAACGGACCATCTGCTCGTGGTGACAGGACTCGGGCTCTGGGCGGCGATCTCCCGGCCGCAACGCTACTGGAGCATCGCCAGCGCCCTGTTTTTTGGCGTTGCGGCCGGTTACGGGCTGGCGGTGATGGCGCCCGCGGGCGCTGGTCTGCACGTGGCGCTGCCGGCCTCGGTCGCGATTGTCGGGCTGGTGGTCGCGGCTGCCCTGCGGTTTCCTGAATGGATCGCCTGGCTGCTGGCCGCGGGTGCCGGCGCACTGCAGGCCGTCGTCCATGCCGCACCGACGGGACTCGCCGGACAGATCGACTTCGAGATCGGACTGCTGCTCTCGACACTCGTGCTGTACGCCGGCGGCCTCGGCGTCGGCCGGTGGCTGCATCCGGGTGGCGTTCGCCTGCTCGGTATCTTGATCGCGACCGCCGGAACGGGACTGGCCTGGGCGTTACACTAGTGGGCCATTAGGCCCACCAGGCCCTTTCACACTGCGCTTGGCGCAGCGTCGCTGCCCCAGAACACTCGGGTGCCCGGCGCCAGGCGATTTTCCGTGGCGTTGATCCGAGCTTGAGCGGACTGTCCCGAAACCTGCTTGAAAGTGCCCGCGACCTGGCCCCGATCATCGGGGTCATCGCGTTTTTCCAGATCGTCGTCCTCGGTCAGCCCCTGCCTCGGTTCTGGGAGCTGCTGTACGGCACCGCACTGGTGCTGGTCGGCCTTGCCCTGTTCGTGCGTGGACTCCAGCTCGGCCTGTTTCCGATCGGCGAATCGCTGGCCTGGTCGTTTGCGCGCAAGGGCAGCCTGTTCTGGCTGCTGGCCTTTGCCTTCGCGCTAGGCTTCGGCACCACGGTCGCCGAGCCGGCGTTGATCGCCGTTGCCGACGAAGCGGCCGTGGTCGCGGCCGACGGCGGCATGATCGAATCCACCGCCGACGCCAGGGACCGCTACGCCACGGGCCTGCGTTACACCGTCGCGGT
This window contains:
- a CDS encoding HupE/UreJ family protein — protein: MRFLIRLFAVLLSALAMTCAHAHPPDALALGAGLAHPLTGTDHLLVVTGLGLWAAISRPQRYWSIASALFFGVAAGYGLAVMAPAGAGLHVALPASVAIVGLVVAAALRFPEWIAWLLAAGAGALQAVVHAAPTGLAGQIDFEIGLLLSTLVLYAGGLGVGRWLHPGGVRLLGILIATAGTGLAWALH